One genomic segment of Rhizobium viscosum includes these proteins:
- the glyS gene encoding glycine--tRNA ligase subunit beta, translating to MPNLLLELRSEEIPARMQRKAAGDLKKLLTDALVEAGLTYEGAREYWTPRRLTLDIHGLTARSADIREERKGPRTDANEKAIEGFLRGAGLSSVAEAQVVSDPKKGDFYVAVISKPGRGAEEIIGEVMPGIIKDFPWPKSMRWGKASSQPGSLRWVRPLQSIVCTFGSEHEETVVIPFEIDGIVASNVTYGHRFHAPDAITVKRFDDYVSSLEKAKVILDAERRKDVILHDARDIAFASGLELVEDEGLLEEVSGLVEWPQVLMGSFEEDYLSIPSEIIRLTIKTNQKCFVTRKQGDETLSNKFILVSNIQATDGGKEIVHGNGKVVRARLSDALHFWKRDQGNLPDLETLEASAKKFGLDLAKPLDQRMAKLDALNVTFHAKLGTQGDRVERIRAMAAKIAMPVGADYKVVDRAAVLCKADLRTEAVGEFPELQGVMGRKYAALQGEDVSVSTAIEDHYKPQGPSDRVPDDKVAITVALADKLDTLIGFWAIDEKPTGSKDPFALRRAALGIIRILLEKRARVTLLPRIVSHMQRIDMDIGANVDTDDLTRQFDLLSFFHDRLKVYLREQGARHDLIDAVLTPESDDLLMVARRVEALTAFITSEDGINLLAGTKRATQLLAAEEKKGTVIADGVSEALLKLDAEKELFTAITKASSEAAGAVAHEDFRSAMEALSKLRAPVDRFFTDVLVNDEDAAIRANRLALLRMIRAATGTVADFSKIAG from the coding sequence ATGCCGAACCTGCTTCTCGAACTTCGCTCCGAAGAGATCCCCGCCCGCATGCAGCGCAAGGCCGCCGGCGACCTCAAGAAGCTCCTTACCGACGCCCTGGTGGAAGCAGGACTGACCTATGAGGGTGCGCGTGAATACTGGACGCCGCGCCGCCTGACGCTCGACATTCACGGCCTGACGGCCCGTTCCGCCGATATCCGTGAGGAGCGCAAGGGGCCGCGCACCGATGCCAACGAAAAGGCGATCGAAGGCTTCCTGCGCGGCGCCGGCCTTTCCTCTGTTGCCGAGGCGCAAGTCGTAAGCGATCCGAAGAAGGGCGATTTCTATGTCGCCGTCATCTCCAAGCCCGGCCGCGGCGCCGAAGAGATCATTGGCGAAGTCATGCCCGGCATCATCAAGGATTTCCCATGGCCGAAGTCGATGCGCTGGGGCAAGGCTTCCTCGCAGCCCGGTTCGCTGCGTTGGGTGCGCCCGCTGCAATCGATCGTCTGCACCTTCGGCAGCGAGCATGAAGAAACCGTGGTCATCCCCTTCGAGATCGACGGCATCGTCGCTTCCAACGTGACCTACGGCCATCGTTTCCACGCGCCAGACGCCATCACCGTCAAGCGCTTCGACGATTATGTCTCGAGCCTCGAAAAGGCGAAGGTCATTCTCGATGCAGAGCGACGCAAGGATGTCATCCTGCATGATGCCCGCGACATTGCGTTTGCAAGCGGGCTGGAACTGGTCGAGGACGAGGGCCTGCTGGAAGAAGTTTCCGGTCTCGTCGAATGGCCGCAGGTGCTGATGGGCTCCTTCGAGGAGGACTACCTCTCGATCCCCTCGGAAATCATTCGCCTGACCATCAAGACGAACCAGAAGTGCTTCGTCACACGCAAACAGGGTGATGAGACGCTTTCGAACAAGTTCATCCTCGTCTCCAACATCCAGGCGACGGATGGCGGCAAGGAAATCGTCCATGGCAACGGCAAGGTCGTGCGTGCGCGCCTTTCCGACGCGCTGCATTTCTGGAAGCGCGACCAGGGCAACCTGCCGGACCTCGAAACGCTGGAAGCTTCCGCCAAGAAATTCGGCCTCGACCTTGCCAAGCCACTCGACCAGCGCATGGCCAAGCTCGATGCGCTGAACGTGACCTTCCATGCCAAGCTCGGCACGCAGGGCGATCGCGTCGAACGCATCCGGGCGATGGCCGCCAAGATCGCCATGCCTGTCGGCGCCGATTACAAGGTGGTGGACCGCGCCGCGGTTCTCTGCAAGGCGGACCTGCGTACCGAAGCCGTCGGCGAATTCCCGGAACTGCAGGGCGTCATGGGCCGCAAATATGCAGCACTGCAGGGCGAAGACGTCTCCGTTTCCACCGCCATCGAAGACCATTACAAGCCGCAGGGCCCGTCCGACCGCGTGCCTGACGACAAGGTGGCGATAACAGTAGCGCTCGCAGACAAGCTCGATACGCTCATCGGTTTCTGGGCAATCGACGAGAAGCCGACCGGCTCGAAGGACCCGTTTGCGCTTCGCCGTGCGGCGCTCGGCATCATCCGCATCCTGCTTGAAAAGCGCGCGCGCGTGACGCTTTTGCCACGCATTGTCTCGCATATGCAGCGCATCGACATGGATATCGGTGCCAATGTTGATACCGACGACCTGACGCGGCAGTTTGATCTACTCTCCTTCTTCCACGACCGCCTGAAGGTCTATCTGCGCGAACAGGGTGCCCGCCACGACCTCATCGACGCCGTGCTGACACCTGAATCCGACGACCTCTTGATGGTCGCCCGCCGCGTGGAGGCGCTGACGGCCTTTATTACCTCGGAAGACGGCATCAACCTGCTTGCCGGGACCAAGCGTGCCACGCAGCTTCTGGCGGCTGAGGAAAAGAAGGGCACGGTTATCGCCGACGGCGTTTCCGAGGCATTACTGAAGCTTGACGCCGAGAAGGAACTGTTTACCGCCATCACCAAGGCTTCGTCGGAAGCTGCCGGAGCGGTTGCGCATGAAGACTTCCGCTCGGCCATGGAAGCGCTGTCGAAGCTGCGTGCTCCCGTTGACCGCTTCTTCACCGATGTGCTGGTCAATGACGAGGATGCTGCGATCCGCGCAAATCGCCTCGCCCTCTTGCGGATGATCCGTGCGGCGACGGGGACAGTCGCGGACTTTTCAAAGATCGCCGGCTAA
- a CDS encoding plant virulence effector HPE1-like domain-containing protein produces MRRIFLSAVFLLAAGSAMAGSIEVVGPSKPKEAGSIITETCGHCPPLRTEASRKDYTVPELRPGAFQQAEVRDVDGEKKIYRTENWMGGSPVLFVSKATPEQMLALAPPVPTEGIDNQATAAVVGGDAKPIAADMGGTTSLDASAFELRF; encoded by the coding sequence ATGCGTCGGATTTTCCTCAGTGCAGTATTTCTGCTGGCGGCTGGTTCCGCCATGGCCGGTTCGATCGAAGTGGTCGGGCCGAGCAAGCCGAAGGAAGCCGGCAGCATCATTACTGAGACCTGCGGCCATTGCCCGCCGCTTCGGACGGAAGCCTCTAGGAAGGATTATACGGTGCCGGAGCTGCGCCCCGGCGCTTTCCAGCAGGCCGAGGTCCGTGATGTCGATGGAGAGAAAAAGATCTATCGCACCGAAAACTGGATGGGTGGTTCCCCCGTCCTCTTTGTGAGCAAGGCAACGCCCGAGCAGATGCTTGCGCTGGCCCCGCCGGTGCCAACCGAAGGTATCGACAATCAGGCGACGGCAGCTGTGGTCGGCGGCGATGCGAAGCCGATAGCGGCCGACATGGGCGGAACCACATCTCTCGACGCTTCGGCGTTTGAGCTCCGTTTCTAA
- a CDS encoding DUF523 domain-containing protein: MVSKILVSACLMGHAVRYDGRAKPLAHTAIERWMQEGLIVTICPEMSAGMPVPRPPAEIGDAADGEDVLAGTARVVELTGGDVTEEFLRAAENAVRLAVDSGCRYALLIDGSPSCGSGFIYDGSFSGNRRAGNGVTAAALKRAGIEVFSDREIDRLIQRIGSNSAAAGSLSGGR; this comes from the coding sequence ATGGTGTCCAAGATCCTCGTCAGTGCCTGTCTCATGGGCCACGCCGTCCGATATGACGGCCGCGCGAAGCCGCTCGCCCATACGGCAATCGAACGCTGGATGCAGGAAGGCCTGATCGTGACGATCTGTCCGGAAATGTCGGCCGGCATGCCAGTGCCGCGGCCACCGGCCGAAATCGGCGATGCGGCTGATGGCGAGGATGTACTGGCAGGAACTGCCCGCGTCGTGGAGTTGACCGGTGGCGATGTGACCGAGGAATTCCTGCGGGCGGCGGAAAATGCCGTGCGGCTTGCGGTCGATAGCGGCTGCCGTTACGCGCTGCTGATCGATGGCAGCCCGTCCTGCGGTTCCGGCTTCATCTACGACGGTTCCTTCTCGGGTAACCGGCGAGCCGGCAACGGCGTTACCGCGGCGGCGCTGAAACGGGCCGGTATTGAGGTTTTTTCCGACCGCGAGATCGATCGGCTCATCCAACGCATCGGTTCTAACAGCGCGGCCGCCGGATCTTTATCCGGCGGCCGCTAA
- a CDS encoding LysR family transcriptional regulator: MDLYGIDLNLLVAFDALMKERSVTKAGIRIGRTQPAMSAALARLRSLLKDELLVRGPQGLQPTPRALDLAEPLARALTDIQRTLDFTQAFDPATSSATFTIGLSDHPTFALLPQLVAHLTKSAPDATLQVRNFSARDDAIDLLDAGEVDVTIGVPATKTGRILTQPLFEERFVCIVRKDHPAVRRTLDLDAFLALPHLLVSPENERFGHVDAALAKKGLQRGLALTLPNMYAAPLLIARSDMVATLMAGVVAASGHADELALLEPPLMLEPIPFVMSWHRRNDVHPAQRWFRNCVAGVAPDLRR; encoded by the coding sequence ATGGATTTATACGGCATCGATCTCAACCTGCTCGTCGCCTTCGACGCCCTCATGAAGGAACGGAGCGTGACGAAGGCCGGCATTCGCATCGGCCGCACGCAACCCGCCATGAGCGCTGCCTTGGCGCGGTTGCGCAGCCTTCTCAAGGATGAGCTTCTGGTGCGGGGGCCGCAAGGCCTGCAGCCGACACCAAGAGCGCTCGATCTCGCCGAGCCATTGGCGCGTGCTCTTACCGATATCCAGCGCACACTCGATTTTACCCAGGCGTTCGATCCCGCGACCTCGTCTGCCACCTTCACGATTGGCCTCTCCGACCATCCGACCTTCGCGCTTCTGCCGCAACTCGTTGCGCATCTTACGAAATCGGCTCCGGATGCGACATTGCAGGTCCGGAATTTCAGCGCCCGCGATGACGCCATCGACCTCCTGGATGCCGGAGAGGTCGATGTGACGATCGGAGTGCCGGCAACGAAAACGGGACGCATTCTGACCCAGCCTCTGTTTGAGGAGCGTTTCGTCTGCATCGTCAGGAAGGATCATCCGGCTGTGCGACGCACGCTTGATCTCGACGCCTTTCTGGCTCTCCCGCACCTGCTCGTCTCGCCGGAAAACGAGCGTTTCGGCCATGTCGACGCGGCGTTGGCAAAGAAAGGGCTTCAACGGGGGCTCGCGCTCACGCTTCCCAATATGTATGCCGCGCCGCTGTTGATTGCCCGTTCGGACATGGTTGCCACCTTGATGGCCGGTGTTGTGGCAGCCTCCGGCCATGCGGACGAACTTGCCCTGTTGGAGCCGCCGCTCATGCTGGAGCCTATCCCCTTCGTCATGTCCTGGCATCGGCGCAACGATGTACATCCGGCGCAGCGCTGGTTTCGGAATTGCGTTGCCGGGGTTGCACCTGACCTCAGGCGGTGA
- a CDS encoding tautomerase family protein gives MPFANYKFPEGTLTSEQKEDIILRTTAMFVDFFGEGVRPYTMVLVDEVVDGGYGRAGETLTIAKMQKGR, from the coding sequence ATGCCATTCGCAAATTACAAGTTTCCCGAGGGTACCCTGACGTCGGAGCAGAAGGAGGACATCATCCTCCGCACGACCGCTATGTTCGTCGACTTTTTCGGGGAGGGCGTCCGCCCCTACACCATGGTTCTTGTCGATGAGGTCGTGGATGGCGGCTATGGCCGCGCAGGCGAAACGCTCACCATCGCCAAGATGCAAAAGGGACGATGA
- a CDS encoding Tex family protein, producing MAADLRSLAASISAEINARPDQAKAAIELLDEGATVPFIARYRKEVTGGLDDTQLRTLAERLVYLRELEARRDTIVESITGQGKMSDELMAKLLGAATKAELEDLYLPYKPKRRTRAEIARERGLGPLAEAILADRGKDPAALAETYITADVPDVKTALEGARDIVAEGFAENADLLGKLRAHMRSAALLKAKVVEGKEATGEKFSDYFDHSERWATAPGHRALAMLRGWNEEVLTLAIEADAEITSPNKPVERMIAAAYEIGAARPGDRWLMDVVSWTWRVKLSMSLSLDLMRELRERAEEEAIHVFARNLKDLLLAAPAGSRATMGLDPGIRTGVKVAIIDGTGKLLDTTTVYPFPPKNDVRGTQAELASLIRKHNVELIAIGNGTGSRETEKLVADMLAALPAPKPTKVIVSEAGASVYSASETAAAEFPQLDVSLRGAVSIARRLQDPLAELVKIEPKSIGVGQYQHDVDQTKLSRSLDAVVEDAVNAVGVDLNTASAPLLSRVSGLGRSIADAIVLHRDQNGAFESRKDLLKVARLGQRTFEQAAGFLRIPDGKEPLDASSVHPEAYGIAKKIVAACGRDLRSLMGDSVTLKALDPRKFIDEKFGLPTVKDIIAELDKPGRDPRPSFKTATFAEGIDEISDLKPGMVLEGTVTNVAAFGAFVDIGVHQDGLVHVSQLADRFIKDPHEIVKAGDVVKVRVVEVDVKRKRIGLSMRKDDGAPAGSPRGESRGNAGSRPQQERRPAPAKPQSQGAFGAALAEAMKRK from the coding sequence ATGGCCGCTGACCTTCGTTCGCTCGCAGCAAGCATCTCCGCCGAAATCAACGCCCGGCCCGATCAGGCCAAGGCGGCGATCGAGCTGCTGGACGAGGGCGCAACAGTGCCGTTCATCGCCCGCTACCGCAAGGAAGTGACGGGTGGGCTGGATGATACGCAGCTCCGCACGCTGGCCGAGCGCCTCGTCTACTTGCGCGAGTTGGAAGCTCGCCGCGATACGATCGTCGAATCCATCACCGGCCAGGGCAAGATGAGTGACGAGCTGATGGCGAAACTTTTGGGCGCCGCCACCAAGGCCGAGCTGGAAGACCTTTACCTGCCCTACAAGCCGAAGCGCCGCACCCGCGCCGAGATTGCCCGCGAGCGTGGCCTTGGCCCGCTTGCCGAAGCGATCCTCGCCGATCGTGGCAAGGATCCGGCCGCGCTGGCAGAGACCTACATCACTGCCGACGTGCCCGACGTGAAGACGGCCCTCGAAGGTGCCCGCGACATCGTTGCCGAAGGTTTTGCCGAAAATGCCGATCTGCTCGGCAAGCTGCGCGCCCATATGCGCAGTGCCGCCCTTCTCAAGGCGAAGGTCGTGGAAGGCAAGGAAGCGACCGGCGAAAAGTTCTCCGACTATTTCGACCATTCCGAACGCTGGGCGACCGCGCCCGGCCACCGCGCGCTTGCCATGCTGCGCGGCTGGAACGAGGAAGTGCTGACACTTGCGATCGAGGCCGATGCCGAGATCACTTCGCCGAACAAGCCGGTCGAGCGGATGATCGCCGCTGCCTACGAGATCGGTGCTGCCCGTCCCGGCGACCGCTGGCTGATGGACGTCGTAAGCTGGACCTGGCGCGTGAAGCTCTCCATGTCGCTCTCGCTCGACCTGATGCGCGAACTGCGCGAACGGGCCGAGGAGGAGGCGATCCACGTCTTTGCCCGCAATCTCAAGGATCTGCTTTTGGCAGCGCCTGCCGGCTCGCGCGCCACGATGGGCCTCGATCCGGGCATCCGCACCGGCGTCAAGGTTGCGATCATCGATGGTACCGGCAAGCTGCTCGACACCACTACTGTCTATCCCTTCCCGCCGAAGAATGATGTGCGTGGCACGCAGGCCGAGCTCGCCTCCCTTATCCGCAAGCACAATGTCGAGTTGATCGCGATCGGCAACGGCACGGGCAGCCGTGAGACAGAAAAGCTTGTGGCCGATATGCTCGCCGCACTTCCTGCGCCTAAGCCCACCAAGGTTATCGTCTCTGAAGCCGGCGCCTCCGTCTATTCGGCCTCGGAAACCGCCGCTGCCGAATTCCCGCAACTCGACGTATCGCTGCGCGGTGCCGTCTCCATCGCGCGCCGCCTGCAGGATCCGCTTGCTGAACTCGTCAAGATTGAGCCGAAGTCGATCGGCGTCGGCCAGTATCAGCACGATGTCGATCAGACGAAGCTCTCCCGCTCGCTCGATGCCGTCGTCGAAGATGCCGTGAATGCCGTCGGCGTCGATCTCAACACGGCGTCAGCGCCGCTGCTGTCGCGCGTGTCCGGTCTTGGCCGCTCGATTGCCGATGCAATCGTGCTGCACAGAGACCAGAATGGCGCCTTCGAAAGCCGCAAGGATCTCCTGAAAGTTGCCCGCCTCGGCCAGCGCACCTTCGAACAGGCTGCCGGCTTCCTGCGTATCCCCGATGGTAAGGAGCCGCTCGATGCCTCCTCCGTACATCCGGAAGCTTACGGCATAGCAAAGAAGATCGTTGCCGCCTGCGGCCGTGATCTGCGCTCGCTGATGGGCGACAGCGTCACCCTCAAGGCGCTCGATCCGCGCAAGTTCATCGACGAGAAATTCGGCCTGCCGACGGTCAAGGACATCATCGCAGAGCTGGATAAGCCCGGCCGCGACCCGCGCCCGAGCTTCAAGACGGCGACCTTCGCGGAAGGCATCGATGAAATCAGCGACCTGAAGCCGGGCATGGTGCTGGAAGGTACCGTCACCAACGTGGCGGCCTTCGGCGCCTTCGTTGATATCGGCGTGCACCAGGACGGGCTGGTCCATGTTTCACAGCTCGCCGACCGCTTCATCAAGGATCCTCACGAAATCGTGAAGGCGGGCGATGTGGTCAAGGTGCGGGTGGTCGAGGTCGACGTGAAGCGCAAGCGCATCGGTCTCTCGATGCGCAAGGATGACGGTGCTCCAGCGGGTTCGCCACGCGGTGAGTCGCGTGGAAATGCAGGTTCGCGCCCGCAGCAGGAGCGCCGCCCGGCGCCGGCTAAGCCGCAGAGCCAGGGCGCCTTTGGGGCTGCACTTGCCGAAGCGATGAAGCGAAAATAA
- a CDS encoding methyl-accepting chemotaxis protein: MKNLKISKQLILLVIGLMVAFAIATTLQVRSSVDAIYKERYDMLRSEVQSAVSVLKLYQAKVTSGEMKLEDAQKQAYATLNAMKYDPDGYFFGYGYDIQMMFHYDASKIGQTNKGLPDSKGKLYREELVKVGQQGGGLVEYYSTAKPGQPVGDYRKTAYALAFDPWKVVVVTGVYMDDLDAQVNDKILSALSGTIVLFFFALVAAYLVIRGISNPLKDVHNALQAVAEEDVSLKIPHTGMNNEVGMMAKATQSLQEKIRERHAMSDREAAQQLALESERESNLRHQQDEASLQARVVSTIGQALEQIAHGDLTVRCADIGQKYAALRDNFNDALSHLEAAMAQVSAKGGDIGVAKEEIRRASNELSQRTERQAASLEETSAALDELTVAVRQTADGAHEASKRVHSVSTEATHSDAIVTQAIEAMSGIEKSSSEITKIIGVIDEIAFQTNLLALNAGVEAARAGESGKGFAVVAQEVRELAQRSAAAAKEIKDQIARSSSQVDHGVRLVGEAGEALKRISDQIKAANEIVAKIAHSASEQDTTLRSISSSMNQLDAATQQNAAMAEETTASAETLAADTDELLGLIRGFRVGNAAAPAMHHGRRAA; encoded by the coding sequence ATGAAAAATTTGAAAATATCGAAGCAGCTTATCTTGCTGGTCATCGGCCTGATGGTAGCGTTTGCAATCGCAACCACCCTCCAGGTCCGCTCCTCGGTCGATGCGATCTACAAGGAACGCTATGACATGCTGCGTTCGGAGGTCCAGTCCGCAGTCTCCGTTCTCAAGCTCTATCAGGCGAAGGTGACTTCAGGCGAAATGAAGCTGGAAGACGCCCAGAAGCAGGCCTACGCCACGCTCAACGCCATGAAATACGACCCGGATGGTTATTTCTTCGGCTATGGCTACGACATCCAAATGATGTTCCACTATGACGCCTCGAAAATCGGCCAGACCAACAAGGGGCTGCCGGACAGCAAGGGCAAACTCTATCGCGAAGAGCTGGTCAAGGTCGGGCAGCAGGGCGGTGGTCTCGTCGAATACTATTCCACAGCCAAACCGGGCCAGCCCGTTGGCGACTATCGCAAGACGGCCTATGCACTGGCCTTCGATCCCTGGAAGGTCGTTGTCGTCACCGGCGTCTACATGGACGATCTCGATGCCCAGGTGAACGACAAGATTCTGTCCGCGCTGTCTGGCACCATCGTCCTGTTCTTCTTCGCCCTTGTCGCCGCCTATCTGGTCATCCGCGGCATATCGAACCCTTTGAAGGACGTGCATAACGCTCTGCAGGCGGTTGCCGAAGAAGATGTTTCCCTGAAGATCCCGCATACCGGCATGAACAACGAAGTCGGCATGATGGCGAAGGCGACGCAGTCGCTGCAGGAGAAGATCCGGGAACGTCACGCGATGTCGGATCGCGAGGCAGCCCAGCAGCTGGCGCTCGAAAGCGAGCGCGAAAGCAACCTGCGCCATCAGCAGGATGAAGCCTCGCTGCAGGCCCGTGTCGTCAGCACCATCGGTCAGGCGCTGGAGCAGATCGCCCACGGCGACCTGACGGTGCGCTGCGCCGACATCGGCCAGAAATACGCGGCTCTGCGTGACAACTTCAACGATGCGCTCTCGCATCTCGAGGCCGCCATGGCCCAGGTCAGCGCCAAGGGCGGTGATATCGGTGTCGCCAAGGAAGAGATCCGCCGTGCCTCCAACGAACTGTCGCAGCGCACCGAGCGCCAGGCCGCAAGCCTGGAGGAAACCTCGGCTGCTCTCGACGAGCTGACCGTCGCCGTCCGCCAGACGGCCGATGGCGCCCATGAAGCCAGCAAGCGGGTTCACTCGGTCTCGACCGAAGCAACCCACAGCGATGCGATCGTCACCCAGGCGATCGAAGCCATGAGCGGCATCGAAAAGTCCTCGTCGGAGATCACCAAGATCATCGGCGTCATCGATGAAATCGCCTTCCAGACGAACCTTCTGGCGCTCAACGCCGGTGTCGAGGCAGCCCGTGCCGGCGAAAGCGGCAAGGGCTTTGCCGTCGTCGCCCAGGAAGTGCGTGAACTGGCCCAGCGCTCGGCGGCTGCCGCCAAGGAGATCAAGGATCAGATCGCCCGTTCCTCCAGCCAGGTCGACCATGGTGTCCGCCTCGTCGGCGAGGCAGGCGAAGCGCTGAAGCGCATCTCCGACCAGATCAAGGCCGCCAACGAGATCGTTGCCAAGATCGCCCACAGCGCGTCCGAACAGGATACGACGCTGCGCTCGATCTCGTCCTCGATGAACCAGCTCGACGCCGCCACCCAGCAGAACGCCGCCATGGCCGAAGAGACCACGGCATCGGCCGAAACGCTGGCTGCCGACACCGATGAACTGCTCGGCCTTATCCGCGGCTTCCGTGTCGGCAACGCCGCAGCGCCTGCCATGCATCACGGTCGCCGCGCCGCTTAA
- a CDS encoding methyl-accepting chemotaxis protein: MKKLKIAHQLFALVGVLMAAFAVATYFEIRTSEQAIYDERFDMLRTQVESGISVLNTFYEREKAGQMTHEAAQAEAFDVLKRITFQPSGYLFGFDYNVVLLFHPSPVNVGKDMSGQVDKTGAKFSQALVDHGKAGGGRTFYYWGKPGQPEDQLFLKGGYSKAFEPWKIVVGTGVYLDDLQQKVNATIWKALTASLIVFVCGIGAAAYFIRGITSPLKDVHTALQAVAEEDVSLKIPHTGMNNEVGMMAKATQSLQEKIRERHAMSDREAAQQLALESERESNLRHQQDEASLQARVVSTIGQALEQIAHGDLTVRCADIGQKYAALRDNFNDALSHLEAAMAQVSAKGGDIGVAKEEIRRASNELSQRTERQAASLEETSAALDELTVAVRQTADGAHEASKRVHSVSTEATHSDAIVTQAIEAMSGIEKSSSEITKIIGVIDEIAFQTNLLALNAGVEAARAGESGKGFAVVAQEVRELAQRSAAAAKEIKDQIARSSSQVDHGVRLVGEAGEALKRISDQIKAANEIVAKIAHSASEQDTTLRSISSSMNQLDAATQQNAAMAEETTASAETLAADTDELLGLIRGFRVGNAAAPAMHHGRRAA; this comes from the coding sequence ATGAAGAAACTCAAGATTGCTCATCAGCTTTTTGCGCTGGTCGGTGTTTTGATGGCTGCATTTGCAGTCGCAACCTATTTTGAAATCCGCACATCCGAGCAGGCGATCTATGATGAGCGCTTCGATATGCTTCGCACGCAGGTCGAATCAGGCATCTCCGTCCTTAATACTTTCTACGAACGCGAGAAAGCCGGCCAGATGACGCATGAAGCGGCCCAGGCCGAAGCTTTCGACGTCCTGAAGCGCATCACCTTCCAGCCATCAGGTTATCTCTTCGGCTTCGATTACAATGTCGTCCTGCTCTTCCATCCGAGCCCGGTCAATGTCGGCAAGGACATGAGTGGACAGGTCGACAAGACAGGCGCGAAATTCAGCCAGGCGCTCGTCGACCACGGCAAGGCCGGCGGCGGCCGCACCTTCTACTATTGGGGCAAGCCCGGTCAGCCGGAAGACCAGCTCTTCCTCAAGGGCGGTTACTCCAAGGCCTTCGAACCGTGGAAGATCGTCGTCGGCACCGGCGTCTATCTCGACGACCTGCAGCAGAAGGTCAACGCGACGATCTGGAAGGCGCTGACCGCCTCGCTGATCGTCTTCGTCTGCGGCATCGGCGCCGCCGCCTACTTCATCCGCGGTATCACCAGTCCGCTGAAGGACGTGCACACCGCGCTGCAGGCGGTTGCCGAAGAAGATGTTTCCCTGAAGATCCCGCATACCGGCATGAACAACGAAGTCGGCATGATGGCGAAGGCGACGCAGTCGCTGCAGGAGAAGATCCGGGAACGTCACGCGATGTCGGATCGCGAGGCAGCCCAGCAGCTGGCGCTCGAAAGCGAGCGCGAAAGCAACCTGCGCCATCAGCAGGATGAAGCCTCGCTGCAGGCCCGTGTCGTCAGCACCATCGGTCAGGCGCTGGAGCAGATCGCCCACGGCGACCTGACGGTGCGCTGCGCCGACATCGGCCAGAAATACGCGGCTCTGCGTGACAACTTCAACGATGCGCTCTCGCATCTCGAGGCCGCCATGGCCCAGGTCAGCGCCAAGGGCGGTGATATCGGTGTCGCCAAGGAAGAGATCCGCCGTGCCTCCAACGAACTGTCGCAGCGCACCGAGCGCCAGGCCGCAAGCCTGGAGGAAACCTCGGCTGCTCTCGACGAGCTGACCGTCGCCGTCCGCCAGACGGCCGATGGCGCCCATGAAGCCAGCAAGCGGGTTCACTCGGTCTCGACCGAAGCAACCCACAGCGATGCGATCGTCACCCAGGCGATCGAAGCCATGAGCGGCATCGAAAAGTCCTCGTCGGAGATCACCAAGATCATCGGCGTCATCGATGAAATCGCCTTCCAGACGAACCTTCTGGCGCTCAACGCCGGTGTCGAGGCAGCCCGTGCCGGCGAAAGCGGCAAGGGCTTTGCCGTCGTCGCCCAGGAAGTGCGTGAACTGGCCCAGCGCTCGGCGGCTGCCGCCAAGGAGATCAAGGATCAGATCGCCCGTTCCTCCAGCCAGGTCGACCATGGTGTCCGCCTCGTCGGCGAGGCAGGCGAAGCGCTGAAGCGCATCTCCGACCAGATCAAGGCCGCCAACGAGATCGTTGCCAAGATCGCCCACAGCGCGTCCGAACAGGATACGACGCTGCGCTCGATCTCGTCCTCGATGAACCAGCTCGACGCCGCCACCCAGCAGAACGCCGCCATGGCCGAAGAGACCACAGCATCGGCCGAAACGCTGGCTGCCGACACCGATGAACTGCTCGGCCTTATCCGCGGCTTCCGTGTCGGCAACGCCGCAGCGCCTGCCATGCATCACGGTCGCCGCGCCGCTTAA